A window of the Gossypium hirsutum isolate 1008001.06 chromosome A05, Gossypium_hirsutum_v2.1, whole genome shotgun sequence genome harbors these coding sequences:
- the LOC121229541 gene encoding LOW QUALITY PROTEIN: G-type lectin S-receptor-like serine/threonine-protein kinase RLK1 (The sequence of the model RefSeq protein was modified relative to this genomic sequence to represent the inferred CDS: inserted 2 bases in 1 codon) — MSVFFIFILDTATCLGFYFINQKRLKLLPKNEVAVETNLRTFTYEELANATNEFKEDLRRGSFGIGYKGTLPASYVSQVAVKRLNTVVHDHAEKEFKTEVHVIGQTHHRNLVRLLGFCDDGDNRLLVYEYLSNGSLASFLFCGSRPSWSQRTQIALGIARGLLYLHEECSTQIIHCDIKPQNILLDEHYNAKISDFGLAKLLLMNQSHTNTAIRGTKGYVAAEWFRNLPITVKVDVYSLGVLLLELTCCRKSVDMESDMEERAILTDWAYDCYCEGALDALVENDIDALNDIGKVEKFVQVAIWCIQEDPSLRATMRAVSQMLEGVXEIPFPPCLCPCPYPYHML, encoded by the exons ATGTCtgtgttctttattttcattCTGGATACCGCAACTTGTCTAGGATTTTACTTCATCAACCAAAAGAGACTCAAACTATTGCCAAAGAATGAAGTTGCCGTGGAAACAAATTTGCGTACTTTTACTTACGAAGAGCTTGCCAATGCTACAAATGAGTTCAAAGAAGACTTAAGAAGGGGATCTTTCGGTATTGGTTATAAAGGGACGTTACCTGCGAGTTATGTCAGTCAGGTAGCTGTGAAAAGATTGAATACTGTGGTACATGATCATGCTGAGAAAGAATTCAAGACTGAAGTGCATGTAATTGGTCAAACGCATCACAGGAACCTCGTCCGATTGCTCGGATTCTGTGATGATGGAGATAATAGGTTACTGGTTTATGAGTACTTGAGCAATGGCAGTCTAGCAAGCTTCCTTTTCTGTGGCTCAAGGCCTAGTTGGAGCCAAAGAACTCAGATTGCTTTGGGGATTGCAAGAGGGCTCCTCTACTTGCATGAAGAATGCAGCACGCAGATTATTCACTGTGATATAAAGCCTCAGAACATTCTGCTAGATGAGCATTACAATGCAAAGATTTCAGACTTTGGATTGGCAAAGCTTTTGTTAATGAACCAGAGCCATACTAATACTGCTATTCGAGGAACCAAAGGATACGTGGCAGCGGAGTGGTTTAGGAACCTGCCGATAACCGTGAAGGTGGATGTTTATAGCTTAGGAGTGCTGCTGCTGGAACTCACTTGTTGCCGAAAAAGTGTAGACATGGAGAGCGACATGGAAGAGAGAGCAATTTTAACTGACTGGGCTTATGACTGCTACTGCGAAGGCGCATTAGATGCACTAGTTGAAAACGACATTGATGCCTTGAATGACATAGGAAAAGTAGAGAAGTTTGTGCAAGTTGCCATCTGGTGTATTCAAGAAGATCCGTCGCTGAGAGCCACCATGAGAGCAGTCTCACAGATGCTTGAAGGAGT GGAAATCCCTTTTCCACCATGCCTATGCCCATGCCCATATCCATACCATATGCTTTAG
- the LOC121203409 gene encoding G-type lectin S-receptor-like serine/threonine-protein kinase RLK1, which translates to MALGILPLISFLLLLPVWADAQTVGSVTVGAFLSADETQIHGCLPQVILPLVFTNSATTRISSCLLSGITEYQKKLLFGMQMGDRPAPRGSKLQITADRGFVLNSPQGEQLWNSETRSEAVDRGIMDDSGNFMLLGSNSILWESFKDPADTVLPSQILDKGVALSSWQSETNFSKGRFQMVLQSDGDLVLATVNLPSKHVNDPYYKIVTAGDSNSSSPGFQLIFNESGYLFVLRENEERSVLTPTITGSAKDLYYRATLDCDGVFTLYSHPKASTGNDTWTSLCGVCGFNSICSLNEDKRPSSRCPRGYALVDPSNQYGNCKPNFTLSCEEEPGPVEDLYEFEVLTNVGWPLGDYALLEPFTEDQFRQSCLHDCICAVAIFREGVKCWKKRLPLTNGRPVHSHFGAKAFLKVRKGDRPPFCPYFPNQENKNQET; encoded by the exons ATGGCTTTGGGTATCCTTCCTCTCATTTCCTTTCTACTTTTGCTGCCTGTTTGGGCTGATGCTCAAACTGTTGGTAGTGTAACGGTGGGTGCTTTTCTCTCTGCTGATGAAACTCAGATTCATGGGTGTCTCCCTCAGGTGATTTTGCCTTTGGTTTTCACCAACTCAGCAACAACAAGAATCTCTTCTTGCTTGCTATCTGGTATAACAGAATACCAGAAAAAACTCTTGTTTGGTATGCAAATGGGCGACAGGCCCGCACCAAGGGGATCAAAGTTACAGATAACTGCTGATAGGGGGTTTGTTCTTAATAGTCCTCAAGGGGAACAGCTATGGAATAGTGAGACCAGGAGCGAGGCTGTTGATAGAGGTATTATGGATGATAGTGGTAATTTTATGCTTCTAGGAAGTAATTCTATACTCTGGGAGAGCTTCAAAGATCCTGCGGATACTGTGTTGCCATCACAAATACTTGATAAGGGGGTAGCCCTTTCGTCCTGGCAATCGGAGACCAACTTTTCCAAGGGGAGGTTTCAAATGGTTTTGCAATCAGATGGTGATCTTGTTCTTGCTACTGTAAACTTGCCCAGTAAACATGTTAATGACCCTTACTATAAAATTGTCACTGCTGGAGATTCCAATTCATCCAGTCCTGGTTTCCAGTTAATCTTCAATGAATCAGGCTACTTGTTTGTTttgagagaaaatgaagaaagaTCCGTTCTAACACCTACAATAACTGGCTCAGCTAAAGACTTATACTACAGAGCAACTCTCGATTGCGACGGAGTTTTCACACTCTACTCTCACCCCAAGGCTTCCACTGGGAATGATACGTGGACTAGTCTTTG CGGCGTGTGTGGTTTCAACAGTATATGCAGTCTCAACGAGGACAAGAGGCCGAGTAGTAGATGTCCCAGGGGTTATGCTTTAGTTGATCCAAGTAACCAGTATGGCAATTGCAAGCCTAACTTCACTCTGAGTTGTGAAGAAGAGCCAGGTCCCGTGGAAGACCTGTATGAGTTTGAAGTGCTAACAAATGTGGGTTGGCCGCTAGGTGATTATGCACTCTTGGAGCCATTTACTGAAGACCAATTCAGACAATCTTGCTTGCATGACTGTATATGTGCCGTCGCCATTTTCAGAGAAGGTGTTAAGTGTTGGAAGAAGAGGCTACCACTGACGAATGGAAGACCCGTTCACAGTCACTTTGGGGCAAAAGCTTTTCTCAAAGTTAGGAAAGGAGATCGACCTCCTTTCTGTCCTTATTTTCCCAATCAAGAAAATAAGAATCAGGAAACTTAA